The following are encoded in a window of Arthrobacter antioxidans genomic DNA:
- a CDS encoding YihY/virulence factor BrkB family protein, whose product MSSSSRVTGDPKSEAGQKAQNAPDPNDPRKPDDPKDVKKPAWKYVFKRSVSEFGKDQCTDLAAALTYYAVLAIFPGIIALLSLLGLFGQAQATTDQVMGILGEFAPQQTLDTIQPIIENLASNQAAGLTFVIGLLGAIWSASGYVNAFSRAMNRVYEVEEGRGFLKLRPQMLLITIVVLVLIVLMGLMLVLSGPVAEAVGNTIGLGSTAVTIWNIAKWPVMVLFAVLMIAVLYYGSPNIKQPKFRWMSLGGFIALLVLAITTAGFSLYVSRFGSYEATYGAIAGVIVLLLWIWLANISLLFGVEFDAEMERARQLQGGIEAEETIQLPPRDTKAAEKKSEKHLKLVNEGRELREKYSRESARR is encoded by the coding sequence ATGAGCAGTAGCAGCAGGGTCACCGGTGACCCGAAGAGCGAGGCAGGGCAGAAGGCCCAGAACGCGCCCGACCCGAACGATCCCCGCAAGCCGGACGATCCCAAGGACGTCAAGAAGCCGGCCTGGAAGTACGTCTTCAAGCGCTCCGTCAGCGAGTTCGGCAAGGACCAGTGCACCGACCTCGCCGCGGCGCTGACGTACTACGCCGTCCTCGCGATCTTCCCCGGCATCATCGCCCTCCTGTCCCTCCTCGGACTCTTCGGGCAGGCGCAGGCCACCACCGACCAGGTCATGGGGATCCTCGGCGAATTCGCCCCCCAGCAGACGCTCGACACCATCCAGCCGATCATCGAGAACCTGGCCTCCAACCAGGCCGCCGGCCTGACGTTCGTCATCGGTCTCCTCGGCGCCATCTGGTCGGCGTCCGGCTACGTCAACGCGTTCTCCCGTGCCATGAACCGCGTCTACGAGGTCGAGGAGGGCAGGGGTTTCCTCAAGCTCCGCCCCCAGATGCTGCTCATCACCATCGTCGTCCTCGTCCTCATCGTGCTCATGGGCCTCATGCTCGTGCTCTCGGGCCCCGTGGCCGAGGCCGTCGGCAACACCATCGGTCTGGGCAGTACCGCCGTGACCATCTGGAACATCGCCAAGTGGCCCGTCATGGTCCTCTTCGCCGTCCTGATGATCGCCGTCCTGTACTACGGCTCGCCGAACATCAAGCAGCCCAAGTTCCGCTGGATGAGCCTCGGCGGGTTCATCGCCCTGCTCGTCCTCGCGATCACCACCGCCGGGTTCTCCCTGTACGTCTCGCGCTTCGGCAGCTACGAGGCGACCTACGGGGCCATCGCCGGCGTGATCGTCCTGCTGCTGTGGATCTGGCTCGCCAACATCTCGCTGCTGTTCGGCGTCGAGTTCGACGCCGAGATGGAACGCGCCCGCCAGCTGCAGGGCGGGATCGAGGCGGAGGAGACCATCCAGCTCCCCCCGCGCGACACCAAGGCCGCCGAGAAGAAGAGCGAGAAGCACCTCAAGCTCGTCAACGAGGGCCGCGAACTCCGCGAGAAGTACTCGCGGGAGTCCGCCCGGCGGTAG
- a CDS encoding NAD-dependent epimerase/dehydratase family protein: MRIAVIGATGNVGTAVLSRLHRAAEEREATPRQGAATADPPEALSIIAVARTIPATDRLPYAGVDWHALDIGTDEGRDALTAALSGVDAVVHLAWAIQPNRDEEAMHRTNVTGTAHVLQAAAAAGVRQVVCASSVGAYSPSDKTPRRDESWPTGGIRSSHYSRHKAEQERLLDVFERDNPDIAVARLRPALIFQGQAGSEIGRYFLGPLVPKIVLGGLPLPLLPVPGSFIFQAVHAEDVADAYWRVVVQRASGAFNIAAEPELTPERVADLLGARRVIGLPVRVLRALVGASWALGVQRTDPGWIDMAAGSPVMDTTRARTELGWEPRHSSRDALAEVLAGLRRGAGRSGSPKLHPRSGA, from the coding sequence ATGCGCATCGCAGTCATCGGCGCCACCGGAAATGTCGGCACCGCGGTTCTGTCCCGACTCCACCGCGCCGCCGAGGAACGGGAGGCGACCCCGCGGCAGGGCGCCGCCACGGCCGATCCCCCGGAGGCCCTCTCGATCATCGCGGTGGCACGGACCATCCCCGCCACGGACCGCCTCCCCTACGCGGGCGTCGACTGGCACGCCCTCGACATCGGGACCGACGAGGGCCGGGATGCCCTGACGGCGGCGCTCTCCGGCGTGGACGCCGTCGTACACCTCGCCTGGGCCATCCAGCCCAACCGGGACGAGGAGGCCATGCACCGGACCAACGTCACCGGTACCGCTCATGTGCTGCAGGCGGCCGCCGCGGCGGGCGTACGCCAGGTGGTCTGTGCGTCCTCCGTCGGCGCCTATTCCCCCTCGGACAAGACCCCCCGCAGGGACGAGTCCTGGCCGACCGGCGGCATCCGCTCCTCCCACTACAGCCGGCACAAGGCCGAGCAGGAGAGGCTGCTGGACGTGTTCGAGCGGGACAACCCCGACATCGCGGTGGCGCGGCTGCGGCCCGCGCTGATCTTCCAGGGCCAGGCGGGGAGCGAGATCGGCCGGTACTTCCTGGGGCCGCTCGTGCCGAAGATCGTGCTCGGCGGCCTGCCGCTGCCGCTGCTGCCCGTCCCCGGCTCCTTCATCTTCCAGGCCGTGCATGCGGAGGACGTGGCCGATGCCTACTGGCGCGTGGTGGTGCAGCGTGCCTCCGGCGCCTTCAACATCGCCGCCGAGCCGGAACTCACCCCCGAACGCGTCGCCGACCTGCTGGGCGCACGGCGTGTCATCGGCCTGCCCGTCCGGGTGCTCCGCGCGCTCGTCGGCGCGAGCTGGGCGCTCGGCGTCCAGCGCACGGATCCGGGCTGGATCGACATGGCCGCCGGGAGTCCCGTCATGGACACCACGCGTGCACGCACCGAACTGGGCTGGGAGCCGCGCCACTCCTCGAGGGACGCCCTGGCGGAGGTCCTGGCCGGGCTCCGCCGCGGCGCCGGCCGCAGCGGCTCCCCGAAGCTGCACCCCCGCTCGGGCGCCTGA
- a CDS encoding ATP-binding protein gives MSPVAVHAVFAAMLVVAALFGRFTTFESSSLALVWPAAGINFLWGLWASRTRRDLAVALVVTVPLLAGVNLITGLSAPLAFAVAFGSVAQTAVAVYFFRRLVPSVCVRTVGDYLRLGLVALGACSIGALFIVLGVALEGGSDPFASFIPWLVRHAVSLTAIGSLGIVAAASIAALARGEVPPPLAVARRAEYALLVVVSVLVYVITFGAGSALPIAYTTIPAHMWAGLRLRPGWAMLHALVSGGFLVFFTLAGLGPFQDLAPVVGAYVAQSFMFIAFSLSAVLALSMDERRRLIDRLYRATDEAKAAADLRDLVIGRMNDGVLVAGPDRRLIFQNAVSERWLGSGTARPGEVWRRDYQVTRPDGVQLEEEDNPLTLALQGSVTERMDLDLVHGSGELVHLSVDAMPLPGRRGALVVMRNVTDERAHQRDLGRFASVVAHDLLTPLTVFDGWLEMLEDPDLPPSERQASIERLQQASLRMRNLIRNLLAYSLAKEERMTASRIDVGRVVEGIIDLRTALPGTHLPDVRFDVHAPHPVYADERLFLQLMENLVGNAMKYGRTDGSAEVAVRTSMDVSSGRTEIRVRDNGIGIPGADLERVFEEFHRSENGLNQATGTGLGLAICRRIAEGHGGSIRVRNVEGGGAEFTVSLPGVPDQLPEGVPLVAGTEAPRVRTP, from the coding sequence ATGTCTCCCGTCGCGGTGCATGCGGTCTTCGCCGCGATGCTCGTGGTCGCCGCCCTCTTCGGACGCTTCACGACCTTCGAATCCTCCAGCCTCGCGCTGGTCTGGCCCGCGGCGGGGATCAACTTCCTCTGGGGGCTGTGGGCCTCACGTACCCGGCGCGATCTCGCCGTCGCCCTCGTCGTCACCGTGCCGCTCCTGGCCGGCGTGAACCTGATCACCGGCCTCAGCGCCCCTTTGGCCTTCGCGGTCGCGTTCGGGAGCGTCGCACAGACCGCGGTGGCCGTCTACTTCTTCCGGCGCCTGGTGCCGTCCGTCTGCGTGCGGACCGTGGGGGACTATCTTCGCCTCGGACTGGTGGCGCTCGGGGCATGTTCCATCGGCGCCCTCTTCATCGTCCTCGGCGTCGCGCTCGAGGGTGGCTCCGATCCGTTCGCGTCCTTCATCCCGTGGCTGGTCCGCCATGCGGTGTCGCTGACGGCGATCGGATCCCTCGGTATCGTCGCCGCAGCGAGCATCGCGGCCCTCGCCCGCGGTGAGGTCCCGCCACCGCTCGCCGTCGCCCGGCGCGCCGAATACGCACTCCTCGTCGTGGTGTCCGTGCTGGTCTACGTCATCACCTTCGGTGCGGGTTCCGCCCTGCCCATCGCCTACACCACCATCCCCGCGCACATGTGGGCCGGTCTCCGGCTGCGCCCCGGGTGGGCCATGCTGCATGCACTGGTGAGCGGGGGGTTCCTCGTCTTCTTCACCCTGGCCGGACTCGGTCCGTTCCAGGACCTCGCGCCGGTCGTGGGTGCCTACGTGGCACAGTCCTTCATGTTCATCGCCTTCTCGCTCTCCGCCGTCCTGGCGCTCAGCATGGACGAGCGCCGCCGCCTGATCGACCGCCTGTACCGCGCCACCGACGAGGCGAAGGCCGCGGCGGACCTGCGCGACCTCGTGATCGGTCGCATGAACGACGGCGTGCTCGTCGCGGGACCGGACCGCCGCCTGATCTTCCAGAACGCCGTGAGCGAGCGGTGGCTCGGGTCGGGGACGGCGCGACCCGGTGAGGTGTGGCGGCGCGACTACCAGGTCACCCGGCCCGATGGGGTGCAGCTGGAGGAGGAAGACAACCCGCTGACCCTGGCCCTCCAGGGATCGGTGACGGAGCGGATGGACCTGGACCTCGTCCATGGGTCCGGCGAGCTCGTGCACCTCTCCGTCGACGCGATGCCGCTGCCCGGCCGGCGCGGGGCGCTCGTGGTGATGCGGAACGTCACCGACGAGCGGGCGCACCAGCGGGACCTCGGCCGCTTCGCGTCCGTCGTCGCCCACGACCTCCTGACACCCCTGACGGTCTTCGACGGCTGGCTCGAGATGCTCGAGGACCCCGACCTGCCGCCCTCCGAGCGGCAGGCGAGCATCGAACGCCTGCAGCAGGCGAGCCTCCGCATGCGGAACCTCATCCGCAACCTCCTCGCCTACAGCCTGGCGAAGGAGGAGCGGATGACCGCCTCGAGGATCGACGTCGGCCGTGTCGTCGAGGGCATCATCGATCTGCGGACCGCGCTGCCCGGGACGCACCTGCCCGACGTGCGCTTCGACGTCCACGCGCCGCACCCGGTGTATGCCGACGAGCGGCTCTTCCTGCAGCTCATGGAGAACCTCGTGGGCAATGCCATGAAGTACGGGCGGACCGACGGCTCGGCCGAGGTGGCGGTCCGCACCTCGATGGACGTCTCGAGCGGCAGGACCGAGATCCGGGTGCGCGACAACGGCATCGGCATCCCGGGCGCGGACCTGGAGCGCGTGTTCGAGGAATTCCACCGGTCCGAGAACGGGCTGAATCAGGCCACAGGCACCGGCCTGGGACTGGCCATCTGCCGGCGGATCGCCGAAGGCCACGGCGGGTCGATCAGGGTCCGCAACGTCGAGGGGGGCGGCGCCGAATTCACGGTCAGTCTTCCCGGAGTGCCGGACCAGCTGCCCGAGGGCGTCCCGCTGGTCGCCGGCACCGAGGCGCCGCGGGTCCGCACGCCCTGA
- a CDS encoding NAD(P)-dependent alcohol dehydrogenase: MKTVKSYAAPSATDPLIPTTIERRDVGAKDVLIKIAYAGICHSDIHTVRGEWGPQQYPLTVGHEIVGVVEEAGSGATRHKVGDRVGVGCMVNSCRECANCLEGEEQYCLNGNIGTYGAVDRDGSITQGGYSTHIVVDEDFVLTVPESIPYEAAAPLLCAGITTYSPLSHWNAGPGKKVAVVGMGGLGHMAVKIASAMGAEVTVLSQSLSKQEDGKRFGAEHYYATSDPDTFKQLANTFDLIINTVSAKIDLDAHLGLLGLNGTMVNVGAPADALPLHVFTLFNQRRSFAGSGIGGIRETQEMLDFCAEHGIAPEIELISADAINEAYERVLSSDVRYRFVIDTATLG, encoded by the coding sequence ATGAAGACCGTCAAGTCCTATGCTGCACCGTCCGCCACGGACCCGCTCATCCCGACGACCATCGAGCGCCGCGACGTCGGCGCGAAGGACGTCCTCATCAAGATCGCCTACGCCGGGATCTGCCATTCGGACATCCACACGGTACGCGGCGAGTGGGGGCCCCAGCAGTACCCGCTGACCGTCGGCCACGAGATCGTGGGCGTCGTCGAGGAAGCCGGCAGTGGGGCGACCCGTCACAAGGTCGGCGACCGCGTGGGGGTCGGCTGCATGGTGAATTCCTGCCGCGAGTGCGCGAACTGCCTGGAGGGTGAGGAGCAGTACTGCCTCAACGGCAACATCGGGACCTACGGGGCCGTGGACCGCGACGGTTCGATCACGCAGGGCGGCTACTCGACGCACATCGTGGTCGACGAGGACTTCGTCCTCACCGTGCCCGAGAGCATCCCCTACGAGGCGGCCGCCCCCCTGCTCTGCGCGGGTATCACCACCTACTCGCCGCTGTCCCACTGGAACGCGGGCCCGGGCAAGAAGGTCGCGGTCGTCGGCATGGGTGGGCTCGGGCACATGGCCGTCAAGATCGCCTCGGCGATGGGCGCCGAGGTCACCGTGCTCTCGCAGAGCCTCAGCAAGCAGGAGGACGGCAAGCGCTTCGGCGCCGAGCACTACTACGCCACGAGCGACCCGGACACGTTCAAGCAGCTCGCGAACACCTTCGACCTCATCATCAACACCGTGAGCGCCAAGATCGACCTGGACGCGCACCTCGGGCTGCTCGGCCTGAACGGGACCATGGTCAACGTCGGCGCCCCCGCCGACGCCCTTCCGCTGCATGTGTTCACGCTGTTCAACCAGCGGCGCTCCTTCGCGGGATCGGGCATCGGTGGCATCCGCGAGACGCAGGAGATGCTCGACTTCTGCGCCGAGCACGGCATCGCACCCGAGATCGAACTGATCTCCGCCGACGCCATCAACGAGGCCTACGAGCGCGTCCTGTCCTCCGACGTCCGCTACCGCTTCGTGATCGACACGGCCACCCTCGGGTAG
- a CDS encoding dihydrolipoyl dehydrogenase family protein yields the protein MDHTFDVLVIGGGPAGMAAATRAAELGARTAVVERSALGGTCVNSGCVPTRVLAKTARLFREVRTAYDYGIVVAEPSVDWDRTVQRVRATVARVLDAKGYGATMERLAIDLIEGDAELTGEHTVVVDGREITAGAIILCIGGSGRRLPIEGAELAVLPHEVLDLPSLPGTVAIIGGGHTGAQMTTIFDAMGSEVLLLDVAPRILMTEDEDVAEVVTASFRGRGIRVEAGISGVDGIRRGDGGLTLTWQRDEEPESVTVDAVVMAAGWPANLAGLGLDAAGVRTTRSFIPVDNYLRSNVPHIFVAGDANGTSMLVQAAVFEGETAAENAVMGAMRTTPHHLLPEGGFTDPDYAGVGLTEAQARERDAECHAVTVPYAAVERPIIDDREQGFLKLVIDRRRELILGAHAVGENAVEVITAVAAAMAAGTDLATLARVKFAYPTYSAIIGQAARAGLHS from the coding sequence ATGGACCACACGTTCGATGTCCTCGTCATCGGCGGTGGGCCCGCCGGCATGGCGGCCGCCACGCGCGCGGCCGAACTCGGGGCGCGCACCGCCGTCGTCGAACGCTCCGCGCTCGGCGGGACGTGCGTGAACTCGGGGTGCGTCCCCACCCGGGTGCTCGCCAAGACCGCACGGCTGTTCCGCGAGGTCCGCACGGCCTACGACTACGGGATCGTCGTCGCCGAACCCTCCGTGGACTGGGACAGGACGGTGCAGCGGGTGCGCGCCACGGTGGCGCGGGTGCTCGATGCCAAGGGTTACGGAGCCACGATGGAACGCCTCGCCATCGACCTCATCGAGGGCGACGCCGAACTCACGGGCGAGCACACCGTCGTCGTGGACGGCCGGGAGATCACGGCCGGTGCGATCATCCTGTGCATCGGCGGCAGCGGCCGCCGCCTGCCCATCGAGGGCGCGGAGCTCGCCGTCCTGCCGCACGAGGTCCTGGACCTCCCGAGCCTGCCCGGCACCGTCGCCATCATCGGCGGCGGACACACAGGAGCCCAGATGACCACCATCTTCGACGCCATGGGCTCGGAGGTCCTCCTCCTCGACGTCGCACCGCGCATCCTGATGACGGAGGACGAGGACGTCGCGGAGGTCGTCACCGCCAGCTTCCGCGGCAGGGGTATCCGGGTGGAGGCAGGCATCAGCGGTGTCGACGGCATCCGCCGGGGCGACGGCGGCCTCACGCTCACCTGGCAGCGCGACGAGGAACCGGAGTCCGTCACCGTGGATGCCGTCGTCATGGCGGCCGGGTGGCCCGCGAACCTCGCCGGGCTGGGCCTCGACGCGGCGGGCGTCCGGACCACGCGCTCCTTCATCCCGGTGGACAACTATCTGCGGTCCAACGTGCCGCACATCTTCGTGGCGGGCGACGCGAACGGCACCAGCATGCTGGTGCAGGCGGCCGTCTTCGAGGGTGAGACCGCGGCCGAGAACGCCGTGATGGGCGCCATGCGGACCACACCGCACCACCTCCTGCCCGAGGGCGGCTTCACCGACCCCGATTACGCGGGCGTGGGGCTGACGGAGGCCCAGGCGAGGGAACGCGACGCGGAATGCCACGCCGTCACCGTGCCCTACGCCGCCGTCGAACGGCCCATCATCGACGACCGCGAGCAGGGCTTCCTCAAACTCGTGATCGACCGGCGCCGCGAATTGATCCTCGGCGCACACGCGGTGGGCGAGAACGCCGTCGAGGTCATCACCGCCGTGGCCGCCGCCATGGCAGCGGGCACCGACCTCGCGACGCTGGCCCGGGTGAAGTTCGCCTACCCCACGTACAGCGCGATCATCGGACAGGCGGCCAGGGCCGGCCTCCACAGCTGA
- a CDS encoding GNAT family N-acetyltransferase, protein MTEPSTVPDITGAADGPALHALPTLPTLPTLPTLPTLPTLPTLPTLPTVADGPDAAVVVPPTKREREAHWMEDAAAFDVGTASVADLRGLANRMFRLLDAAFPPDQAGERYAAAVGEIERRARRVAAHPDATISRGVVKDSAFGSRFELFVDGGLAAYLEYSMHGGQLTLRALVGMPGYEQRGLGRVLMRRAVLSAHKRRLDLVPGCEAVRLFLQENPQYRTLARTS, encoded by the coding sequence ATGACAGAACCATCCACCGTTCCCGATATCACCGGTGCAGCCGATGGCCCGGCACTCCACGCCCTGCCGACCCTGCCGACCCTGCCGACCCTGCCGACCCTGCCGACCCTGCCGACCCTGCCGACCCTGCCGACCCTGCCGACCGTCGCCGACGGCCCGGACGCGGCCGTCGTCGTGCCTCCCACGAAGCGGGAGCGCGAAGCGCACTGGATGGAGGACGCCGCGGCGTTCGACGTCGGCACCGCGTCCGTGGCCGATCTCCGCGGCCTCGCGAACAGGATGTTCCGCCTGCTCGACGCCGCCTTCCCGCCCGACCAGGCCGGCGAACGGTACGCGGCGGCGGTCGGCGAGATCGAGCGCCGGGCCCGCCGGGTCGCCGCCCACCCGGACGCCACGATCTCCCGGGGGGTTGTCAAGGACTCGGCGTTCGGGTCGCGGTTCGAACTGTTCGTGGACGGCGGCCTCGCCGCCTATCTCGAGTACTCGATGCACGGAGGGCAACTGACCCTGCGGGCGCTGGTCGGGATGCCGGGTTACGAGCAGCGCGGCCTGGGCCGCGTGCTGATGCGGCGTGCGGTCCTCAGCGCACACAAGCGCCGGCTGGACCTCGTCCCCGGATGCGAGGCGGTCCGGCTCTTCCTGCAGGAGAATCCGCAGTACCGGACGCTGGCCCGCACCTCCTGA
- a CDS encoding DUF6480 family protein, with amino-acid sequence MSERKNPDPSNAGNPDPEEMNLTGLEPGGGVPPGETPPGEASTTWQQPTIENKTQSKGVTGLWIGVIAVVVLLVLLFIVGNIIGLFNLT; translated from the coding sequence ATGAGCGAACGAAAGAACCCCGATCCCTCGAATGCGGGAAACCCCGACCCGGAGGAGATGAACCTGACGGGACTCGAGCCCGGTGGCGGCGTCCCCCCGGGCGAGACACCTCCCGGAGAAGCCAGCACCACCTGGCAGCAGCCGACCATCGAGAACAAGACCCAGTCCAAGGGCGTCACCGGGCTCTGGATCGGCGTCATCGCCGTCGTCGTGCTCCTGGTCCTGCTGTTCATCGTCGGCAACATCATCGGGCTGTTCAATCTGACCTGA
- a CDS encoding PRC-barrel domain-containing protein has translation MAQAEITKLQAATAWDSKGKKLGDVNDVHLEKESGIPAWVTVSLGLLNSRKHYVPLANSRFEGDDLHLAWTKKEISDAPSANSSTELSPEEETALIDHYGLRDGAEA, from the coding sequence ATGGCTCAGGCCGAAATCACGAAACTCCAGGCCGCGACGGCCTGGGACAGCAAGGGCAAGAAGCTCGGCGATGTCAACGACGTGCACCTCGAGAAGGAATCGGGTATCCCCGCCTGGGTCACGGTGTCACTCGGCCTGCTCAACTCGCGCAAGCACTACGTGCCCCTGGCGAACTCGCGCTTCGAGGGCGACGACCTCCACCTCGCCTGGACGAAGAAGGAGATCTCCGACGCGCCCAGCGCCAACAGCAGCACCGAGCTCTCCCCGGAGGAGGAGACGGCCCTGATCGACCACTACGGGCTGCGCGACGGCGCCGAGGCCTGA
- a CDS encoding iron-siderophore ABC transporter substrate-binding protein, translating into MAPTRLHGLVAAAAIAVLSLSACSTGPADGGSGAADSATASADGGGFPVTLEHAFGETTLTEKPERVATVSWVNADVSLALGVVPVGMPADTYGGNENQSTPWKDARLEELDAAIGTGDAPVQYSETDGIAFDDIAATTPDVILAAYSGLSREDYDTLSKIAPVVAYPDVPYGTAWQDSTRIIGEALGLSDDAEQLVADTERTIADAAAEYPQLEGRTFIYGNLEPASADGVSIYTANDNRPRFLTELGMVQADVVTENTKDSTEFFIPWSAERANELDSDVFVTWVADEATREAISADPLLQQIPAVESGALVADSDNTLTLSVSAANPLSLPWALDRFLPMLGEAADKA; encoded by the coding sequence ATGGCCCCCACACGCCTGCACGGCCTCGTCGCTGCTGCCGCGATCGCCGTCCTGTCCCTCTCCGCCTGCTCCACCGGTCCGGCCGACGGCGGATCCGGCGCGGCGGACAGCGCCACCGCATCCGCCGATGGCGGGGGATTCCCGGTGACCCTCGAGCACGCCTTCGGCGAGACCACGCTGACCGAGAAGCCCGAGCGCGTGGCGACGGTGTCCTGGGTGAACGCGGACGTGTCCCTGGCGCTCGGCGTCGTCCCCGTGGGGATGCCCGCCGACACCTACGGCGGCAACGAGAACCAGTCCACCCCGTGGAAGGATGCCCGGCTCGAGGAACTCGACGCCGCCATCGGCACCGGGGACGCCCCCGTGCAGTACTCCGAGACCGACGGCATCGCCTTCGACGACATCGCCGCCACGACCCCCGACGTCATCCTCGCCGCGTACTCCGGGCTCTCCCGGGAGGATTACGACACCCTGAGCAAGATCGCCCCGGTCGTCGCCTACCCTGACGTTCCCTACGGCACCGCGTGGCAGGACTCCACGCGCATCATCGGCGAGGCGCTGGGCCTGTCCGACGACGCCGAGCAGCTCGTGGCCGACACGGAGCGGACCATCGCGGACGCCGCCGCCGAGTACCCGCAGCTGGAGGGCCGGACCTTCATCTACGGCAACCTCGAGCCGGCCAGTGCCGACGGCGTCAGCATCTACACGGCCAACGACAACCGCCCGCGCTTCCTGACCGAGCTCGGCATGGTCCAGGCCGACGTCGTCACCGAGAACACGAAGGACTCCACGGAATTCTTCATCCCGTGGTCGGCCGAGCGCGCCAACGAGCTGGACTCGGACGTCTTCGTGACCTGGGTCGCGGACGAGGCGACCAGGGAGGCCATCTCCGCCGATCCGCTGCTGCAGCAGATCCCCGCGGTCGAGAGCGGGGCGCTGGTGGCGGACAGCGACAACACGCTGACGCTGTCCGTCTCGGCGGCCAACCCGCTGAGCCTGCCCTGGGCGCTCGACCGCTTCCTGCCCATGCTCGGAGAGGCTGCCGACAAGGCCTGA
- a CDS encoding ChaB family protein, which yields MSRFTNDGKVKPETLPSTLQRSDEKAQDTFAATLDAAEEQYGDGERAHRTAFASLKHGFEKVGDHWEPKEEKGPSDEQAAGSRADGGQTAGGVDANSSKEHLYALARKLDVPGRSTMSKAELVDALQKANDRETRKAREG from the coding sequence ATGTCCCGATTCACGAATGACGGCAAGGTCAAACCCGAGACGCTCCCGAGCACGCTCCAGCGCTCCGACGAGAAGGCGCAGGACACGTTCGCCGCAACCCTCGACGCCGCGGAGGAGCAGTACGGCGACGGCGAGCGGGCCCACCGCACGGCCTTCGCCTCCCTGAAGCACGGCTTCGAGAAGGTGGGCGACCACTGGGAGCCGAAGGAGGAGAAGGGCCCCTCGGACGAGCAGGCCGCCGGCAGCCGTGCGGACGGAGGGCAGACCGCCGGCGGGGTGGACGCGAACTCGTCCAAGGAGCACCTCTACGCCCTGGCCAGGAAGCTCGACGTGCCGGGCCGATCCACCATGTCGAAGGCCGAACTCGTGGACGCCCTCCAGAAGGCGAACGATCGCGAGACACGCAAGGCCCGCGAGGGCTGA
- a CDS encoding ATP-grasp domain-containing protein — MTTVYALHENPEWFPPFARAFEAEGVEVVEWLLTDGVLDLDAVPPEGIFWSRISASAHTRDHGLSKDYARSVLAWLEAHGRRTVNGRRVLELEMSKVDQLTALKAAGIDTPRTVAAVGRDRILEAAQGFTAPFIVKHNQGGKGLGVRKFDSHEGLAEYVGSSAFEEPQDGITLVQEYIQAAEPFITRAEIVGGKFVYAIQADTARGGFQLCPADACAIDPVTGRPIMPPGATIAPEPGQQLFSLREGFDHPVIAQFEDFARRTGLEVCGIEFIETEDGRVLTYDVNTNTNYNAAVEAVAPKSAPRELVRYLATLG; from the coding sequence ATGACCACGGTGTACGCCCTGCACGAGAACCCCGAGTGGTTCCCTCCCTTCGCCCGCGCGTTCGAGGCCGAGGGTGTCGAGGTGGTGGAATGGCTGCTCACGGACGGCGTGCTGGACCTCGATGCCGTGCCGCCGGAGGGCATCTTCTGGTCGCGCATCAGCGCCTCCGCCCACACACGCGATCACGGCCTCTCGAAGGACTACGCGCGGTCCGTCCTCGCCTGGCTCGAGGCGCACGGGCGCCGCACGGTCAACGGCCGCCGCGTCCTGGAACTCGAGATGAGCAAGGTGGACCAGCTGACCGCCCTGAAGGCCGCCGGCATCGACACCCCGCGCACGGTCGCCGCCGTCGGCCGCGACCGCATCCTCGAGGCCGCACAGGGCTTCACGGCACCGTTCATCGTCAAGCACAACCAGGGCGGCAAGGGCCTCGGGGTGCGGAAATTCGACTCCCACGAGGGGCTCGCCGAGTACGTCGGGTCGAGCGCGTTCGAGGAACCGCAGGACGGCATCACGCTCGTGCAGGAGTACATCCAGGCCGCCGAACCCTTCATCACCCGGGCGGAGATCGTGGGCGGGAAATTCGTCTACGCGATCCAGGCGGACACAGCGCGCGGCGGTTTCCAGTTGTGCCCCGCGGACGCCTGTGCGATCGACCCGGTGACCGGCAGGCCCATCATGCCCCCGGGAGCCACTATCGCCCCCGAGCCCGGCCAGCAGCTCTTCAGCCTCCGTGAAGGGTTCGACCACCCCGTGATCGCCCAGTTCGAGGACTTCGCGCGGCGCACCGGCCTGGAGGTCTGCGGCATCGAGTTCATCGAGACCGAGGACGGGCGCGTCCTCACCTACGACGTCAACACCAACACGAACTACAACGCCGCCGTGGAGGCGGTGGCCCCGAAGTCCGCGCCCCGCGAACTGGTCCGGTACCTCGCCACGCTCGGCTGA